The Sulfurimonas aquatica genomic sequence AGTAGAGATAAGGCTTACTTCTGCGCCTTTTAAATAAAGCGCCGTTGCCATAGAAGCTGCCATCTTTCCACTTGAAAAGTTGGAGAGGTAACGCACGTCATCTATCTTTTCACGCGTACCTCCACCAGTAACCGTAACTCTTCGGCCAAGCCAAAAGCTATCTTTTAGAAGCTCACGCGCAGTAGCGTGAAATATACTCATATAATCTGCCATAGCGCCATTTCCTACTGTTTTACAAGCAAGTTCTTTTACTTGAGTATTTACAATAGTGTAGTTTGTATTTGTAAGTCTTTTAAGATTTTCTTGCGTTATAGGGTTTTCTAACATATTTGTATTTGCCGAGGGTGCGATAATCTTTATGCCACTAAACGCCAAGGTGGCTTGAAGAAGTATGTTGTCAGCAATGGCATTTGAAAGTTTTGCTATAGTATTTGCAGTGGCTGGAGCTATAACCAAAACATCAGCCCATTCAGATATTTTGATGTGATTGTGATCACTGACCCAAGACTCATTCGTATCATCTAAAACTCTGTTTGAAGTAAGCGTTTCAAACGTTAAAGGAGTTACAAATTTTTTCGCAGATTCACTCATTATAACACGGACATCGGCACCTGCTTTAACAAACTCACGTACAAGTTCAAGCGACTTATAGACTGCGATAGAGCCACTAAGCGCTAAAAGTATTTTTTTATTTTCTAATAAATTTGTCGGTATATTCATAATGTTTAATCTTTATATTTTTAGTAAGTATATTTTATCTAAAAATACTTAGATTAAAAGGTAATGACTTTCACATCATCACTTTGAAGCGCCTCGGTTAGCATTTCACCAGTGTGAATGAGTTCTATACCCATATTCTCAAGCTCTTTTGAAACCCTGTAATCATCGGTACAAACTACACAAGCGTTAAATTTTACACCCGTTGCTTGGACTACTTTTACTCTCTCTTGAAGATCAGAATTCTCAGCTAAAACCTGAGCAGAGGGACCCCATATCATTATAGTTGCCTCATCCCAGTATTTGCGCTGAAGCATAACAGATCCATAAAGTAAGATGAGTTTTTTTGCTACCTCTATCTCACCACTTGACCAGACTATTAAAAGTCTGTTTTTTTTCGAACTCATATGACTATTCCTTAATCAATTTGTAGATTATCCAATATATTTATAAATTATTTCTTCAATATCCGCTTCGGAGTAGGGCTTGCTGATATAGTCATCCATCCCTGCACTAATAAAACGCTGTCTGTCACCGCTAAGTGCATTCGCCGTAACTGCAACAATAATGGTAGGGTATAGCTCTTGACTTCTTTCTAAGGCTCTAATGGCTTTAGTTGCATCGACTCCATTCATATTTGGCATATTTTCATCCATTAAAATAAGGTCATAACTGTTTTTTTTGAACTGCTTTAGTGCCTCAAAACCATCTGCAGCTACGTCATATTTTAGGCCTATCTCATCGATATATAGACTAAGTAACATCTGGTTTGTTATATTGTCTTCTACTATTAAAATTTTTGCATTCTGTATAGAATTTTTATTCCTTTTAGAACTTGTGTCTTTTTTGTCACTATTTATAAAATCATTGCCACTCTTTGCTTTAATAAAAAATGAGAAGTGACTCCCTTCATTTAGTCTACTGCTAACGGTTAGTTTACCACCGAGCATCTCTGTAAGACTTGAGCATATGGCTAGGCCTAAACCAGTTCCACCATATTTTCTAGTTGTACTAGCATCTTCTTGCTCAAATGCTTTAAAGATTTTATTAATATTTTTAGAATCAATCCCAACCCCATTATCTATAACGCTACAAGAGAGAGTTTCGTTATCCGCGTTATATGAAATATTAAAAGATATCTCTCCATTTTTTGGAGTGAATTTTACCGCATTACTTAGTAGGTTAAACATTATTTGCTTTACTCTGACTATATCTGTCATTACCTTGGTTGGAAGATTATTTGCAATACTGTATTTGAACGTTATCTCCTTGTCGTGACAAATATTTTGATAAGTCTCTATAACGCTTTCAAAAAGCTCTTTTGAATCAACTGCCGAGAGTTCTATAAGGAGTTTTCCACTCTCAAGCTTGGAGAAGTCTAATATATCGTTAATAATGCTAAGTAAGAGTTGAGAAGAGCTTTGAATATGCTTGAAATAGTTTTGACGCTTTTCATCCATTTCTTCTTTTTCCAATACATCAATAAAGCCTAAAATTCCATTCATTGGAGTACGAATTTCATGTGACATATTTGCCAAAAATCTACTTTTTGCTTCATTTGCAAACTCGGCTTTCTCTTTTTCAGCTGTCAATCTTTTGTTTAGCTCTTCGAGCTTCTTGCGAGCAGCTTTATTCTCAGCTATATCGCGCCAAAAACCTAAAATATATGCATCGTCATCACTTTGTATATAACTTACATTAACTTCAACTTCCAAGAAGCTACCATCACCTTTAAGGTGCTGCCATTCAAATACTTGTGGCTTACCTTCTATCACACTTTGGATCAATAAGGCGGCTTTTTCATCGGAGTTTATACCGTCTGGCTGTATTTCTGGAGAGATGAAACTTGGAGATTTACCGATTAGCTCAGAGCGTTTCATACCAATCATCTCTAAAAGCTTTGGATTACACATACTGAAAACGCCATCTTTGATGATGAAAATCCCACTGTTCGCTTTTTCAAAAAGAGTCTGAAATTGTCTACTGTTTTTTTTAGCTTTTTCATTAGCTTGGGTAAGTTCGGTAATATCTTGTATTAATGACCAGATATATTGATTGCCACTAGAATCTGTAGTCACAATACCATTTAAAAGTACATTGATATAATGACCATCTTTATGAATATACTCTTTTTTATAAGGACCATATCTCCCTTTTGTCTTTATATGGTAGAGCTGCTTTTCTTCTTCTTCTAAGTAACTTATAGGGGTGATATCCCAATATGAAAGTTTTACAAACTCGTCATGAGAATAACCACACATATTATGAAGTGCAGAGTTTATTTGAACAAATTCACCACTTATTTTATTTAAAGATATTCCAACAGGGGAGATTTCAAAAAGATTTTTAAACCAGGCTTCTTTTTCTTCTAACAAGTTTTGCGTGTTAACATATTGAGTTATGTCGGTAAGGTAACCAACATAGTGTGTAATATTGCCATTTTCATCTCTGAGTATAGTAGTAGTATCGCTTACCC encodes the following:
- the coaBC gene encoding bifunctional phosphopantothenoylcysteine decarboxylase/phosphopantothenate--cysteine ligase CoaBC codes for the protein MNIPTNLLENKKILLALSGSIAVYKSLELVREFVKAGADVRVIMSESAKKFVTPLTFETLTSNRVLDDTNESWVSDHNHIKISEWADVLVIAPATANTIAKLSNAIADNILLQATLAFSGIKIIAPSANTNMLENPITQENLKRLTNTNYTIVNTQVKELACKTVGNGAMADYMSIFHATARELLKDSFWLGRRVTVTGGGTREKIDDVRYLSNFSSGKMAASMATALYLKGAEVSLISTKPQSNLPLEINTFDVEDTQEMLECLSDSIIISKATLSCSDTVKPIHKKPYLFMAAAVSDYVPESVESGKLKKDKLGDAWQLPLKKNIDILNSIDKEGISVIGFKAEMDALNATKNATNMLNTKRLDAVCLNVLKDSSSFGTDSNAVDFITASQTTSIPRADKLTIAFEILKNAKKLQEQT
- a CDS encoding DsrE family protein, with the translated sequence MSSKKNRLLIVWSSGEIEVAKKLILLYGSVMLQRKYWDEATIMIWGPSAQVLAENSDLQERVKVVQATGVKFNACVVCTDDYRVSKELENMGIELIHTGEMLTEALQSDDVKVITF
- a CDS encoding PAS domain-containing hybrid sensor histidine kinase/response regulator, coding for MMDAVNSYIEMVNSPLFTDGPIVVFIWENSDGWPVVEVSPNIKRLYGYAPEKYVSGRIAFANQIHPDDLSQVFSEVTIASSDTQNSFSHKPYRYQTSDGTYRWVSDTTTILRDENGNITHYVGYLTDITQYVNTQNLLEEKEAWFKNLFEISPVGISLNKISGEFVQINSALHNMCGYSHDEFVKLSYWDITPISYLEEEEKQLYHIKTKGRYGPYKKEYIHKDGHYINVLLNGIVTTDSSGNQYIWSLIQDITELTQANEKAKKNSRQFQTLFEKANSGIFIIKDGVFSMCNPKLLEMIGMKRSELIGKSPSFISPEIQPDGINSDEKAALLIQSVIEGKPQVFEWQHLKGDGSFLEVEVNVSYIQSDDDAYILGFWRDIAENKAARKKLEELNKRLTAEKEKAEFANEAKSRFLANMSHEIRTPMNGILGFIDVLEKEEMDEKRQNYFKHIQSSSQLLLSIINDILDFSKLESGKLLIELSAVDSKELFESVIETYQNICHDKEITFKYSIANNLPTKVMTDIVRVKQIMFNLLSNAVKFTPKNGEISFNISYNADNETLSCSVIDNGVGIDSKNINKIFKAFEQEDASTTRKYGGTGLGLAICSSLTEMLGGKLTVSSRLNEGSHFSFFIKAKSGNDFINSDKKDTSSKRNKNSIQNAKILIVEDNITNQMLLSLYIDEIGLKYDVAADGFEALKQFKKNSYDLILMDENMPNMNGVDATKAIRALERSQELYPTIIVAVTANALSGDRQRFISAGMDDYISKPYSEADIEEIIYKYIG